The genome window CTTTTTTCCCTGCTATAATTTAAGATAGCATCCTCAaggacttgtttgttttttgaggtGTGCTGGATGTGTCCATTGTGTTGACAATTTGTTTGAGCTTTGTTTTCAGAGCTATCCCTTTGCATACGGAGCTGCCACAGCATGGGACTGTTTGGGTTGGGCTCCTATCCCCGTCGTGTAAAACCCCATAGAGATCAGGAATGATAAGGGTTCCAGTACACTAGAGAATATGTTCAATGTATGTTTAATGTGGCACTGAATGTACCGATATTCGACAGTCATAACAACTTGCATCACACCAGAACCAAAGAATGCTGCCGATGGTCAGTCACTTCATGTCCGGGCGATGTTGTAGTTGATCTCGAACCAGTCGCATGTCATCTTTATagctgaggagagaaagaaatgaacacAGCAAGTCACCATAACCAGCCTGTGCATGCCTTCATTTGTTCTACTCCTCTACGCGCTCAGTACCATGAAATTCTGTGAGTTAAAGCATTAAAGCATCTAATAATATTGTGGTATTGAGGTCCGACCTTCGTTGAGGGGTGTGAAGGAGAAGTCGGGCAGGAGGCGCCTCAGCTTGCCGTTGCTGGCTGTCTTCTTCATCTGGCCGTCAGACATGGTGGTGTCAAACTGATCGTAAGGGTCAAgggtaaactgttttttttttttgttatgtctTTGCACTTAAAGGAAAAGTGTGAAGTATCTAAGGGGATATATCCGCAGGAGGGGAATATATTAAtgggaatgttttattttaagtggAAATCACCTGAAAATAAGAATGGTGTTTCGGATAACTACAGAATGAGTTTATCTAGATAAAGagcaggggcctcatttataaaagcttgcgtatgatttgcgccagaagtggcgtagggatgaaacgtaggacctgcgtacgcacagaaatattcagacttataaaaccctgcgcacgcacgtcctacgcagttttcccttaataaatcacaatcacttctaaatgcagcgcagcttttgcggcttcctGTCACGCCCAATGTTgaccatatatagtctgtggaacgcccacaaattaatattcatcgattgcgaaatcatgacaaacactgagaggaaaacgaagaaacgcaACTTCACTCAACACGATCATTGGCGAGTTGTAACGGAGAagcaaaatgctttttggagggcacagtgtggGCATCaataatgccaaaaaggcactcgagtggcaaaaggttgcagagcaacgctgcagcctcacaacctcggaccggccgaaataaaggaaaaatggtctgacatcaaagtggatgcaaaatgtcacgtcttctaagagcgcaagatcagccatttcgcgtcattacgcattgtgacggcatcatggcattttattaccttccgtttgattgcatctgacgagcaacagctgtgttttgaggatgaattgcataacatgccaatattattgcagaacatattttacttttctttttgaaaatgtgttaatttgtatctGTTTGTTTCACGCTGCAGATCGAacaaacgggtgttcgtgttatttatgagagggagtattggcatttcttttacacaacagtctagttttacacactttcacacacgtttgcgtgtttcttgcatttgccgacggttctcatttcacccgtttttgtgcgtacgcatgggtccgagcttgcgtgaaggaccgcacatttttccgtcaagattgcgtagagagcggcgtacgccttcttttgtgcgtacgcaacgtttataaatgagccCCCAGGTCTTTCTTCGCCATAtttctacagtagcccagaGGGGACAAACCAAACCCTGGCACTAGATGTGGTTTTCCGGATGACACCTGTATTTCTCCCTCTCGACTGGCACACGGAGGATTTTCAGTTGGTGGCGAGAAACAAAGATTGTTgatcatttacatttgtgtcTATCAAGACAGCAGCTCCTTATAGAGCTTTTATAAGGTGAGTCTTTAAAGCACGTACTGTACTTATCAAAGGTTCACAGGAGCATCTCAGAGTTAAAACAATCTGCATATTCACTTCAATGCATGCGATGCATTCATTGTGGAATGTTAAAAGGATACGTGTATTTCGCCTTTGAAGTCCAAAGCCTTTGCGATCATGTCCACAGCTTCTTTGATCGAGATTTCATCCTTCTCACCCACTGACGAGAAACCCACAGCGAAAGTTAAGTAATACTGTACACATAGTGACTGTGTCTCTTTCTTTGACATGCCACACAAtcaaaaaaaacacctaaaaaATGTACGGTACGGTACTATTCACCAGAGAGGATGATGGGTGCAACTTCCTCATATCTTCTCAGGGCCCAAATGATTAGACGAGCCAAATCCTAAAGGTGAACAGCATGTTATTCTACATATTTATCTCAGAGATGCATTTGGCCAAAATAGATACAGGAAACTGAAATAGTCATCAAAGCACACACCAATACAGTCAAATCTAACGAAAATATACACTAATACTCGTACCAGAGAGTAGATGAACTGCCTTCTAGGAGCTCCAGAGCCACAGACCGTCACTGGAGTTCCTTCCTCtgtgagacagacacacaaaaatagaTCATTTTACCtctattttgttgttgtctgtttgtatgttctgttcactatTTTCAGTCCAGGCATGTGCATGAAAATGGATTAGTGAAGTCACTTTTGGCCTTGTACGTCTTGTTGATGAGTGCCGACAGCACATGACCATTTTCTATGTTGAAGTTGTCATGTGGACCAAAAACATTGGTTGGGATGACGGCCGTGTAGCAACGTCCATACTGCTGAAAGTACGCCCTGTCGACACAGAGAAGCCATCAGACGCACTGCAACACTTTTCTGATCACACTTTTTActtattttcactttcacttattttattttttctcccttGGTGGTGGAAAAGATTTAAGCTCCAACCAAACATTTCCCTCTAAAAGGCGTCGTGTCATGGAGCCTTAAGTGAGAAACCTCCTCCCTCTTAGAGCCTTTTGCCCTTAGAGACAgtcacaaaaagaaaacctgtttGACTAAGTCAACAAAGCTGTTTGCTGGCCGCAAAACCAATTGCAGCCTTTTGTCTGGGATGAAATGTTCATCCGTCTGTCTACACTGCGCCCTTGTTTTCACTGCACAACTGCTCACCGGTTCTGAACATCAATCATTCTCTTGGCGTGCGAGTATCCAAAGTTGGAGTCGTGAGGAGACCCGTTGTGTATCTGTGAGAGTGTGACATTACAGACAAATCACAGtgaatcaaaccagtgcatttTGACCAAAGCGAAAATCAGCACACCTCATTTCACGGCTCTGTAGTAACATACGATGAGTACACAAAAGAAGGAGGTTACCATGGTCTCATCGATGGGGTACGTGGTTT of Gasterosteus aculeatus chromosome 11, fGasAcu3.hap1.1, whole genome shotgun sequence contains these proteins:
- the LOC120828103 gene encoding GDP-L-fucose synthase, producing MALPMRVLVTGGSGLVGKAIEHVVQQEGGKLEGEEWIFLSSKQADLVDVEQTRAVFEKYRPTHVIHLAAKVGGLYLHMRENLQFLRDNIKINDNVLQTAHESGVTKVVSCLSSCIFPDKTTYPIDETMIHNGSPHDSNFGYSHAKRMIDVQNRAYFQQYGRCYTAVIPTNVFGPHDNFNIENGHVLSALINKTYKAKKEGTPVTVCGSGAPRRQFIYSLDLARLIIWALRRYEEVAPIILSVGEKDEISIKEAVDMIAKALDFKGEIHFDTTMSDGQMKKTASNGKLRRLLPDFSFTPLNEAIKMTCDWFEINYNIART